A DNA window from Daucus carota subsp. sativus chromosome 3, DH1 v3.0, whole genome shotgun sequence contains the following coding sequences:
- the LOC108212797 gene encoding copper transporter 6 yields MMEMSMPMSPPGSTNMTPGWPNMHHMTMHMNFYWGKDVLILFQGWPKDNLGMYILALAFVFFLSAAIEVLSIPHAVKPGSSPMIGLLIQVTVYAVRMALAYLVMLSVMSYNLGIFIVAVAGHGVGFLLVKIRALAAAAAANQAGPDPKV; encoded by the coding sequence ATGATGGAAATGTCAATGCCTATGTCGCCTCCTGGATCGACGAACATGACTCCTGGATGGCCGAACATGCATCATATGACCATGCACATGAACTTCTACTGGGGAAAAGATGTCCTCATTCTTTTTCAAGGATGGCCTAAGGACAATCTTGGCATGTACATACTTGCTCTAGCTTTTGTGTTCTTTCTGTCTGCAGCTATCGAGGTCTTGTCAATTCCTCATGCTGTTAAGCCAGGTTCGAGTCCAATGATTGGTTTGTTGATCCAGGTGACTGTGTATGCTGTGCGGATGGCTCTTGCTTACTTGGTTATGCTCTCTGTTATGTCGTACAACCTTGGAATATTTATTGTCGCGGTTGCAGGCCATGGTGTTGGCTTCTTGTTGGTTAAGATCCGAGCTCTTGCAGCAGCTGCAGCTGCTAATCAGGCTGGTCCTGATCCTAAAGTTTAA
- the LOC108213210 gene encoding probable glutathione S-transferase translates to MATQEVKVFGVWESPYSKRVEIALKMKGVEYEYVEEDLSTKSSELLKYNPVHKKVPVFLHNGKPIVESLVILEYIDETWKSGTPILPEDPHERATSRFWANFVDDKLLPAAVKYLKSKGGEKAVNEEISELLSVLENELKGKKFFGGDSIGLIDIASNIIALWLDVIQEVVGVEVFTKEKHPKLFKWSEEYLNCSIIKETLPPRADLLAFWQSRVQAPAA, encoded by the exons ATGGCCACTCAAGAAGTAAAGGTTTTTGGTGTATGGGAAAGTCCCTATAGTAAAAGAGTCGAAATTGCTCTGAAAATGAAGGGAGTGGAATATGAATATGTGGAAGAAGATCTCTCTACCAAGAGTTCTGAACTTCTCAAGTACAACCCTGTACATAAGAAGGTTCCTGTGTTCTTGCACAATGGGAAGCCCATTGTGGAGTCCCTTGTCATTCTTGAGTACATCGACGAAACCTGGAAATCAGGCACTCCTATTCTGCCCGAAGATCCTCATGAACGTGCCACTTCACGGTTTTGGGCTAATTTCGTGGATGATAAG TTATTGCCAGCTGCGGTGAAGTACTTGAAGAGCAAAGGCGGAGAGAAAGCAGTGAACGAAGAAATAAGCGAGCTGCTAAGCGTCCTAGAGAACGAACTCAAAGGCAAGAAATTCTTTGGAGGCGACAGTATCGGACTAATTGACATTGCTAGCAACATTATTGCCCTTTGGCTCGATGTTATTCAAGAAGTTGTTGGCGTGGAGGTATTTACCAAGGAGAAGCATCCAAAATTGTTCAAATGGAGTGAAGAGTACTTGAATTGCAGCATTATAAAGGAGACTTTGCCTCCTAGAGCTGATTTGCTTGCCTTCTGGCAAAGCCGCGTTCAGGCTCCTGCTGCTTAG
- the LOC108211198 gene encoding serine/threonine-protein kinase BSK5: protein MGARCCKFSVCWWHSPLKPSLLQPSSDTEKDEKSALPIFKEFSLEELKAATAGFSTDNIVSEHGEKAPNVVYKGRLPDDCWIAVKRFTRAAWPDSHQFIEEARLVGKLRSERLANLIGFCSDGHERLLVAEFMPNDTLAKHLFHWESQPMKWAMRLRVALYLAQALECCSSNGRALYHDLNAYRVLFDQDCNPRLSCFGLMKNSRDGKSYSTNLAFTPPEYLRTGRVTQESVIYSFGTLMLDLLSGKHIPPSHALDLIRGKNFLMLMDSCLEGHFTNDDGTELMRLATRCLQYEARERPNTKSIVTALISLQKETEVPSRELMCISNEDANSSEPLLLTPMGEACLRIDLTAIHEILDKIGYKDDAGIANELSFQVWTDLMQETLNSKKQGDSAFRAKDFTNAIECYTQFIDGGTMVSPTVFARRCLSYLMTDKPQQALGDAMQAQVVSPEWSTAFYLQAATLFKLGMDTDAQESLKEATNLESKRNKK from the exons ATGGGTGCTCGTTGCTGCAAATTCTCCGTCTGCTGGTGGCATTCTCCGCTGAAGCCTTCCCTTCTGCAGCCTTCCTCTGACACGG AGAAAGATGAGAAAAGTGCATTGCCTATTTTCAAAGAGTTTAGCTTAGAGGAGCTGAAGGCAGCCACTGCTGGTTTTTCGACTGATAATATTGTGTCGGAGCATGGGGAGAAGGCTCCTAATGTTGTTTATAAAGGGAGGCTTCCTGATGATTGCTGGATTGCTGTTAAGCGGTTCACCAGGGCTGCTTGGCCTGATTCTCACCAGTTCATT GAGGAAGCAAGATTGGTTGGGAAACTGAGAAGTGAGCGGTTAGCGAATCTAATTGGATTTTGTAGTGATGGACATGAGAGGTTGCTGGTGGCAGAGTTCATGCCTAATGACACACTGGCTAAACATTTATTCCACT GGGAGAGTCAGCCTATGAAATGGGCTATGAGATTAAGAGTGGCTTTGTATTTAGCTCAAGCTTTAGAATGTTGCAGCAGTAATGGAAGGGCTCTATACCATGATTTAAATGCTTACAGAGTATTGTTTGATCAG GATTGCAATCCAAGGCTCTCTTGCTTCGGTCTAATGAAGAACAGCAGAGATGGCAAGAGTTACAGCACAAACTTGGCTTTCACTCCTCCAGAATACTTGAGAACTG GAAGAGTGACCCAGGAAAGTGTAATTTACAGCTTTGGCACATTGATGTTAGATCTTCTAAGTGGCAAACATATTCCGCCAAGCCAT GCTTTAGACCTCATTCGTGGAAAGAACTTCCTAATGCTTATGGATTCTTGTCTGGAGGGCCATTTTACAAACGATGATGGAACTGAGTTGATGCGACTAGCTACACGCTGTCTGCAGTATGAAGCCCGTGAGAGGCCAAACACAAAGTCTATTGTCACAGCTCTCATATCCCTTCAAAAGGAAACAGAG GTACCATCGCGTGAATTAATGTGTATTTCAAATGAAGATGCAAACTCATCAGAACCATTGTTATTGACACCAATGGGTGAAGCTTGCTTGAGAATAGATTTGACAGCTATACACGAGATATTGGATAAAATTGGATACAAGGATGATGCAGGAATTGCCAATGAG CTATCTTTTCAAGTGTGGACAGACTTGATGCAGGAGACATTGAATTCAAAGAAGCAAGGAGATTCTGCTTTTCGTGCAAAGGATTTCACAAATGCAATCGAATGCTACACACAG TTCATTGATGGAGGGACAATGGTATCACCGACAGTTTTTGCTAGGCGTTGCTTATCATATCTAATGACGGACAAGCCACAACAAGCTCTTGGAGATGCTATGCAAGCCCAGGTAGTGTCTCCCGAGTGGTCAACTGCATTTTATCTGCAGGCAGCTACCCTCTTCAAACTCGGCATGGACACTGATGCACAAGAATCACTTAAAGAGGCCACAaatttggaatccaaaagaaacaaaaaatga
- the LOC108213915 gene encoding uncharacterized protein LOC108213915 produces MTTVSRINNLVQEKVQKDSSKYYHSPLILTSASPPCTFIKIQDDHFFYEFFTSLSYSSSMESLELACLSLECGDDRVSSSLSDDYEASLSFSENSDSSIDGYNFINCENEEVFDSKRVLTLVKTECSVDIQSDVLDFNLLLGTAERDCRICHLSLQKGGSDIESGTAIQLGCSCKNDLAAAHQDCAETWFRIKGNRICEICKSIAQNVVASDHMEPPQQASEALTLSENAASAPVSSNIVTPSFSYGHLLLDSMFACMVFAVFLIWIFHFHMAV; encoded by the exons ATGACGACTGTCAGTCGGATAAACAATTTAGTCCAAGAAAAAGTTCAAAAAGACTCTTCCAAATATTACCACTCCCCACTTATTCTAACATCAGCTTCTCCACCATGCACCTTTATAAAAATACAAGatgatcattttttttatgagtTTTTCACTTCACTGTCTTATTCTTCTTCGATGGAGAGTCTTGAGCTTGCTTGTCTTAGTTTGGAGTGTGGTGATGACCGCGTTTCCTCCTCTTTGAGTGATGATTATGAGGCAAGCCTGTCCTTTTCGGAGAACTCTGACAGTTCAATTGATGGCTATAACTTCATTAATTGTGAAAATGAGGAAGTTTTTGATTCTAAACGAGTGTTGACTCTGGTTAAAACAGAGTGCTCTGTCGATATACAAAGTGATGTTCTTGATTTTAACTTATTGTTGGGGACAGCGGAAAGAGATTGCAGAATATGTCATCTGAGTCTTCAGAAGGGTGGGAGTGACATAGAATCTGGAACCGCAATTCAATTAGGATGTTCTTGTAAGAACGATTTGGCTGCAGCCCATCAAGATTGTGCTGAGACATGGTTCAGAATCAAGGGAAATAG GATCTGCGAAATCTGCAAGTCAATTGCACAAAATGTCGTTGCCTCGGATCATATGGAACCACCACAGCAAGCAAGTGAAGCCTTAACTTTGTCTGAAAATGCAGCCTCAGCGCCTGTTTCATCGAATATAGTGACTCCTTCGTTCTCATATGGTCATCTGTTGCTGGATTCTATGTTTGCATGTATGGTGTTTGCAGTCTTCCTCATATGGATATTTCACTTCCACATGGCAGTATGA
- the LOC108213826 gene encoding phosphatidylinositol:ceramide inositolphosphotransferase 1, whose translation MSLYINREDSKIWRIICAETTTEINLLSENWKYLLAGLFGQYIHGVAARGVHFIHRPGPVLQDTGFFLLRELGEQRAYISETVFTFIFLSFLLWTFHPFICKSKKIYTVLIWCRVLAFLLGCQILRILTFYSTQLPGPNYHCREGSRVATLPRPDHIIKYFIVIPRGMLYGCGDLIFSSHMIFSLVFVRTYQKYGTKRFIKQCAWLTVVVQSLLIIASRKHYTVDVVVAWYTVNLVVFYIDTKLPELPDRGAAALLLPVTKDSRTKEENHKLLNGNAGDPTDRRLRSQVNIKAVEDGNILLAETVMNGV comes from the exons ATGTCCCTTTACATTAATCGTGAGGATTCTAAG ATATGGAGGATAATTTGTGCAGAAACTACTACAGAAATCAACCTTCTCTCTGAAAATTGGAAGTATCTTCTTGCTGGTCTTTTTGGCCAG TATATACATGGGGTAGCTGCACGAGGAGTTCATTTTATCCATCGGCCAGGACCAGTTCTTCAAGATACTGGCTTTTTTCTTCTACGG GAACTTGGCGAACAAAGAGCATACATCAGTGAGACTGTGTTCACCTTCATCTTTTTGTCATTTTTATTG TGGACTTTCCATCCATTCATTTGCAAGAGCAAAAAGATCTACACAGTTCTTATATGGTGCAGGGTCCTGGCCTTTTTACTT GGTTGTCAAATACTTCGAATATTAACATTCTACTCTACTCAGCTTCCCGGTCCAAACTACCATTGTCGTGAG GGGTCAAGAGTTGCAACGCTCCCACGACCAGACCATATTATAAAGTATTTCATAGTTA TCCCTCGTGGTATGCTATACGGTTGTGGTGATTTGATTTTTTCATCTCATATGATCTTTTCTCTGGTCTTCGTGCGAACATATCAGAAATATGGCACGAAGAG GTTTATAAAACAGTGTGCTTGGTTAACTGTTGTAGTCCAGAGCCTGTTAATAATTGCTTCCCGCAAGCATTACACAGTCGACGTGGTTGTGGCATG GTATACGGTCAATTTGGTAGTATTCTACATTGACACTAAGTTACCTG AGCTGCCTGATCGTGGTGCAGCTGCATTGCTGCTTCCGGTGACCAAGGATAGCCGAACAAAAGAAGAGAATCACAAACTATTGAATGGCAATGCTGGAGATCCTACTGATAGG AGGTTGAGATCCCAAGTAAATATAAAGGCTGTGGAAGACGGTAACATATTGCTTGCTGAAACAGTTATGAACGGTGTATAG
- the LOC108213553 gene encoding uncharacterized protein LOC108213553 isoform X2 codes for MADELNEGEFLNELSRRLAHSTKRIRAIYDGQLATENNDPWRLNYKDTDRNIVTSPGGDISNHVSPRYEEAVNRNIEATELLYAAAEEATSLQRRITGTGVFSICALPPKPISNQFMQQQSTKKKQKGYVASGLLPSAWPKQKNSHFHEVSVSDGSEIRAVFLGNQVTNGERSGTGVFLPRQAGSWNKHSPEIVRKKPDYTSHIF; via the exons ATGGCTGATGAGTTGAATGAAGGCGAGTTTCTGAATGAGCTGTCTCGGAGACTAGCTCATTCCACTAAGAGAATACGGGCCATTTACGACGGACAACTTGCGACAGAAAACAATGATCCATGGAGACTGAACTACAAGGACACAGATAGG AACATCGTTACATCGCCTGGAGGTGATATCAGTAATCATGTTTCACCACGTTACGAGGAAGCCGTGAACAGGAACATCGAAGCCACTGAGCTTCTTTATGCTGCAGCCGAGGAAGCGACTAGCCTCCAACGACGAATTACCGGCACCGGTGTTTTCAGTATTTGTGCTCTTCCACCGAAACCTATCTCTAACCAA TTTATGCAGCAACAGTCAACCAAAAAAAAGCAAAAGGGCTATGTTGCATCTGGTTTATTACCATCTGCTTGGCCGAAACAGAAAAATTCTCACTTCCATGAAGTATCCGTGTCGGATGGTTCAGAAATAAGGGCTGTTTTTCTTGGTAATCAAGTCACCAATGGTGAACGTTCCGGTACTGGAGTTTTTTTGCCTCGCCAAGCTGGAAGTTGGAACAAACATTCCCCTGAAATAGTTCGCAAGAAGCCAGATTATACCTCTCACATTTTTTAG
- the LOC108212800 gene encoding uncharacterized protein LOC108212800 — protein MGSHNSSLRNYNSTDVIVDIEDFADEFRIPVEAVGRDCRICMMSLDSESAGSVFELGCSCKDDLAAVHEQCAETWFIKKGNNVCEICHSIAQNVAVPWVQHFSDQDDTSSIDEVSIPVFEVDTSATNEFLQPASSRFNAVLQPVLFSTNAILVPTYTILEPAFSTDEVSVPVYEADLSPPNAILVPVSSTNYTDAVPVSSTNAAGVAVSNSRTQYCIDCVDSFCEKLVCFLITLVIVMEILQRLYN, from the exons ATGGGGAGTCATAATAGTTCTTTGAGAAATTACAATAGTACAGATGTTATTGTTGATATCGAGGACTTTGCTGACGAATTTAGAATTCCCGTGGAGGCGGTGGGAAGAGATTGTAGGATCTGTATGATGAGTCTAGATTCGGAGTCTGCGGGAAGTGTTTTTGAATTAGGGTGTTCTTGTAAGGATGATTTGGCTGCGGTCCATGAGCAGTGTGCTGAAACGTGGTTCATAAAAAAAGGCAATAA CGTCTGCGAAATCTGCCATTCAATCGCACAAAATGTGGCCGTCCCATGGGTGCAGCATTTTTCTGATCAAGACGACACTTCTTCAATAGATGAAGTATCAATACCCGTATTTGAAGTCGATACTTCTGCAACAAATGAATTTTTACAGCCAGCATCTTCGAGATTTAATGCAGTTTTACAGCCTGTACTATTTTCGACGAATGCAATTTTAGTTCCGACATACACAATTTTAGAGCCAGCATTTTCGACAGATGAAGTATCAGTGCCTGTATATGAAGCTGATCTTTCTCCACCAAATGCAATTTTAGTTCCGGTTTCTTCGACAAATTATACAGATGCAGTGCCGGTATCTTCTACAAATGCAGCTGGGGTGGCAGTTTCTAATTCACGAACCCAATATTGCATAGATTGTGTAGATTCTTTTTGTGAAAAACTCGTCTGCTTTCTGATCACTTTGGTTATCGTTATGGAGATTCTTCAACGACTCTATAATTGA
- the LOC108212798 gene encoding uncharacterized protein LOC108212798, which produces MNCVDLECGGGLGSSAVKNYDEDNIRLSEDKEGYSCFSSSYSTANSSIHGSGSDSDSETESERVLDADRASSVVGSDCVVDIDKEVPEHTILTIFSGTEDRDCRICNLSLQDKEYGLALELGCSCKDDLAAVHQHCADTWFKIKGNNICEICHSVAENVDIPHDIESRLPTGVITAETNDAEAWQQITAALTSQAAAMQESSNLETRSFLQLTFMALVIVIVLLVVLFM; this is translated from the exons ATGAACTGTGTTGATTTAGAATGCGGTGGTGGACTTGGTTCATCGGCTGTGAAAAATTATGATGAGGATAATATACGTCTTTCGGAAGATAAGGAGGGTTATTCCTGTTTTTCTTCGTCGTATTCAACAGCCAATAGTTCAATTCATGGCTCTGGTTCTGATTCTGATTCCGAAACTGAAAGTGAACGAGTTTTGGATGCTGATAGAGCCTCGTCTGTGGTCGGTTCAGATTGTGTGGTTGATATTGATAAGGAAGTTCCTGAACATacaattttaacaattttttcgGGGACAGAGGACAGAGACTGTAGAATCTGtaatttgagtcttcaagacaagGAGTATGGTTTGGCTTTGGAGTTAGGGTGTTCTTGTAAGGATGATTTGGCTGCAGTGCATCAGCATTGTGCAGATACATGGTTCAAAATCAAAGGAAATAA CATCTGTGAAATTTGCCATTCAGTCGCGGAAAATGTTGACATCCCACATGATATCGAGTCAAGGTTGCCAACTGGAGTTATTACTGCAGAAACAAATGATGCTGAAGCATGGCAGCAGATTACTGCAGCTTTAACATCACAAGCAGCCGCGATGCAGGAATCATCAAATCTTGAAACTCGGAGCTTTTTACAACTTACTTTTATGGCTTTGGTTATTGTTATTGTATTGCTGGTCGTCCTTTTCATGTGA
- the LOC108212799 gene encoding uncharacterized protein LOC108212799 has protein sequence MGSLQITRIDLECGFGSNLFIMDVDDDDDERSTCTSEAEEGSCHTQFYSNSGGSIDGLNSDLKLMKFWILEERHLICEICNAIARNVVVPSDIVSTQQIAELSTYSTNADPVPAASTSATNSPSTSETLTFFIGHQLVNILLSCVVSVFFLSWLFHFHMPF, from the exons ATGGGAAGTTTACAGATTACGCGTATTGATTTAGAGTGCGGTTTTGGCTCCAATTTGTTCATCATGGATGttgatgacgatgatgatgagAGAAGTACATGTACTTCAGAAGCCGAGGAGGGTTCTTGTCATACACAGTTCTACTCAAATTCTGGTGGTTCAATTGATGGTCTCAATTCTGAtttgaaattgatgaagttttgGATACTAGAAGAGCGTCATCT AATCTGCGAAATTTGCAATGCAATTGCACGTAATGTTGTTGTTCCCAGTGACATTGTATCGACGCAGCAGATTGCTGAGTTGAGTACTTACTCAACAAATGCAGATCCTGTACCAGCAGCATCAACTTCAGCAACAAATTCACCATCAACTTCAGAGACTTTGACATTCTTTATAGGACACCAACTGGTCAATATTCTGCTTTCATGTGTAGTTTCTGTTTTCTTCCTGTCATGGCTATTCCACTTTCACATGCCTTTTTGA
- the LOC108213534 gene encoding uncharacterized protein LOC108213534: protein MGSLQITRIDLECGVGPNLFIMDVDDDERSTCTSEAEEGSCHTQFYSNSGGSIDSRNSDFEIDEVLDTRRVPSVVGSDCSIDIGNECDDVSETLERGCRICHLSFQVHGSDVESGITIELGCSCRNDLAAAHQHCAETWFKIKGNRICEICNAIARNVVVPSEIVSTQHILEVSTYSRNTDPGPAPSTSATNAPSTSETLTFFIGHQLVNILLPCVVSVFFLSWLFHFHMPF from the exons ATGGGAAGTTTACAGATAACGCGTATTGATTTAGAGTGCGGTGTTGGCCCCAATTTGTTCATCatggatgttgatgatgatgagagAAGTACATGCACTTCAGAAGCCGAGGAGGGTTCTTGTCATACACAGTTCTACTCAAATTCTGGTGGTTCAATTGATAGTCGTAATTCTGAttttgaaattgatgaagttttgGATACTAGAAGAGTTCCATCTGTTGTTGGATCAGATTGTTCCATTGATATCGGAAATGAGTGTGACGATGTCTCGGAGACATTGGAAAGAGGTTGCAGAATATGTCATTTAAGTTTTCAAGTTCATGGGAGTGATGTGGAGTCTGGAATCACAATCGAACTCGGGTGTTCTTGTAGAAATGATCTAGCTGCTGCTCATCAGCATTGTGCTGAAACATGGTTCAAAATCAAAGGAAATAG AATCTGTGAAATTTGCAATGCAATTGCACGTAATGTTGTTGTTCCCAGTGAAATTGTATCAACGCAGCATATTCTTGAGGTGAGTACTTACTCAAGAAACACAGACCCTGGACCAGCACCATCAACTTCAGCAACAAATGCACCATCAACTTCAGAGACTTTAACATTCTTTATAGGACACCAGCTAGTCAATATTCTGCTTCCATGTGTTGTTTCTGTTTTCTTCCTGTCATGGCTATTCCACTTTCACATGCCTTTTTGA
- the LOC108213553 gene encoding uncharacterized protein LOC108213553 isoform X1, translated as MADELNEGEFLNELSRRLAHSTKRIRAIYDGQLATENNDPWRLNYKDTDRNIVTSPGGDISNHVSPRYEEAVNRNIEATELLYAAAEEATSLQRRITGTGVFSICALPPKPISNQQFMQQQSTKKKQKGYVASGLLPSAWPKQKNSHFHEVSVSDGSEIRAVFLGNQVTNGERSGTGVFLPRQAGSWNKHSPEIVRKKPDYTSHIF; from the exons ATGGCTGATGAGTTGAATGAAGGCGAGTTTCTGAATGAGCTGTCTCGGAGACTAGCTCATTCCACTAAGAGAATACGGGCCATTTACGACGGACAACTTGCGACAGAAAACAATGATCCATGGAGACTGAACTACAAGGACACAGATAGG AACATCGTTACATCGCCTGGAGGTGATATCAGTAATCATGTTTCACCACGTTACGAGGAAGCCGTGAACAGGAACATCGAAGCCACTGAGCTTCTTTATGCTGCAGCCGAGGAAGCGACTAGCCTCCAACGACGAATTACCGGCACCGGTGTTTTCAGTATTTGTGCTCTTCCACCGAAACCTATCTCTAACCAA CAGTTTATGCAGCAACAGTCAACCAAAAAAAAGCAAAAGGGCTATGTTGCATCTGGTTTATTACCATCTGCTTGGCCGAAACAGAAAAATTCTCACTTCCATGAAGTATCCGTGTCGGATGGTTCAGAAATAAGGGCTGTTTTTCTTGGTAATCAAGTCACCAATGGTGAACGTTCCGGTACTGGAGTTTTTTTGCCTCGCCAAGCTGGAAGTTGGAACAAACATTCCCCTGAAATAGTTCGCAAGAAGCCAGATTATACCTCTCACATTTTTTAG
- the LOC108211220 gene encoding probable glutathione S-transferase, giving the protein MVRQEVKVYGAQESAFSKRVEIALKLKGVEYEYVEEDLLMKSPELLKYNPVHGKVPVLLHNGRPIAESLVILEYIDETWDSGPSILPKDPLERANSRLWTKLIDDKLLGAVWKYVTSQGRDQDAIDKINEVLGVLENELKAMKFFGGESIGLVDIVANLVALWLDVIQEVFGTKIFEKEKYPKLSTWTEDYMNCSIVKDTLPSRAHLLAFWRSRFPSAPASK; this is encoded by the exons ATGGTCAGACAAGAAGTGAAAGTTTATGGTGCACAGGAAAGCGCCTTCAGCAAAAGAGTCGAAATTGCTCTTAAACTGAAGGGAGTGGAATATGAATATGTAGAGGAGGATCTGCTGATGAAGAGTCCTGAACTACTCAAGTATAACCCTGTACATGGAAAAGTTCCGGTGCTGTTGCACAATGGAAGGCCAATTGCAGAGTCGCTGGTTATTCTTGAATACATTGATGAAACCTGGGATTCAGGCCCATCCATCTTGCCTAAAGATCCTCTTGAACGTGCCAATTCGCGGCTTTGGACCAAACTCATAGATGATAAG TTATTAGGCGCGGTGTGGAAGTATGTCACGAGCCAAGGCAGAGACCAAGATGCCATCGACAAAATAAATGAGGTGCTTGGTGTACTGGAGAATGAACTCAAAGCAATGAAGTTCTTTGGAGGTGAGAGTATCGGGTTGGTTGACATTGTGGCTAATCTTGTAGCTCTTTGGCTTGATGTTATTCAAGAAGTTTTCGGTACCAAGATATTTGAGAAGGAAAAGTATCCAAAATTATCTACATGGACCGAGGACTACATGAATTGCAGCATTGTAAAAGATACTTTGCCGTCTAGAGCCCATTTACTTGCATTCTGGAGAAGTCGCTTCCCTTCGGCCCCTGCTTCCAAGTGA